TGTTAATGATGCGCGCTGAAAATAAGAGAGCTCACTGATTGTGCAAGGACAGTAGGGGAAAATACataggaagaaagaaaaaaggcaaGCTTAAATTTGACATAAGAtaaacttatattatttctttgataagtagTGAGCTATTGATTATAACAAAAGGCTGAAATTTTTGGAACATATCcctaaattaaaattctttagCATATATTAGAAAACCATcagtcccaaaagtttaaggtGTCACAAAGTGGGTCAACAATGTATCTCAAGCTCTAACACCAATACTTGACTCGTACACAGCCAGCTCAAAAAGGGTCACTATTTTCATATACCTGTTATTGGTTTCATTTTAGGCTGCTATTAATATTCACCTAATCATACCTTCTTTTGCTTCTGGGTTCATCATCCTCTGGCTCAATTGCTTTGCTCCCTTCTTCACATTCTCCACTAAGACCGCAGGAATTATCAGGAGTTCCACCACCAGCATTAATTGCTCCAGTTGAAACAGGATCACGAGGCACTATGGCTTTGCCCAGATAAGTCAAAGGTGCAGATAGTCCTACTTCATTCTGATTTTCTACTCTACCTTCAGAACTTTCATTCCCTTCATTGTTGTGATTAGCCCACGGTGGGGTGTTGGCATCTTGACCAGTCCCATCAGATACAATTGCAAGTGCTTGTGTCCCTGATGAGTTGCGCTTAGGAGGCTGAGGCTTTGAATGGCTGTGCTCACCCTTGTATACAATCTCTGCAATCTGACCGTCCAACGATCTCTCAACCTTCTTCTTCACAGGACAATTTGGGTGTGTGCACTTATAATAACTTCTTGGGTACTCACTTCCTTTGACTTGCTTTTGACCATATTTCCTCCAATTATATCCATCATAAGAAGGTCGATCACCATTAGCCGTGGGTGGCAAAGCTTTTGCATCCTCCTCCAGGTTCTGTGATGCTATCTTTGAGGGCCCTACTGTCCGATTTGTTTCAACATATGATGGAATGTTCTGATGAAGATTTGTGCTAAGTAGGGGTCtgaatttgtgtttttcttggttTGGATGTTGGACAGAGGCATCAACTGATGGTTGAGGTTGTTGAAGACTAGTATTGAAGTTTCCCtggtcccaaaaaaaatttaaaaatctttaaCTTCAAACTTTGAAAGTACACAATAATCCAAGTTCAATTTTATGTCTGCTGTATATGTATTGCACAGGTTAGGATGATagaacaaaaagtaaaataacaacaaaacaaCATGAACTGCCATTACGATACCATATATACCAGAAATGAAAGAGGTATGCTCATAGATTTTAGCAACTGACCATATTTGCCAAAAGAGACACAGTTCTCTTTGATGCAAGCTTTGCCAAAGGTTTGTATACCACAGTTGATTTGCTatcaagtttcaaaaccttATCAGATGAATTACAAACAGCTGTTCCAGAGATCTCAGCCTGAAATTATCAGCCACAAAAAGATCATTAGACAAGAAgaatcaaataaagaaagatatttAGAAGAACTAGAGGTCACCTGGGAAGAAACCAACCCAACTGGACTATGATTCACCACTGGCTTGAACCTCACTGTCTTTGGTCTAATGGCAGCAACTGCAGTTTCTGAACATACATTAGAGGGTGAGGCATTAATGGCACCTGCGAGAAGTTCTGAGAAAGATCTGAAAGTGGAACAAGTAGGCCTTGAAGCAACTGGTTTAGCTATGACTATTCTCTCTGCTTCTTTGGTATCCATCTTCAATAAATAAATGCTGTTCTAATTACGTTTTCATGGAGCACGATATGCCCAAATGAACTAACTGAAAGTGTTGAACTCCAATTATCATTTGCCTGGAATACTAGATATTCCTCTATTAGAGATAGCAAAAGCTATAGAGTTGTTGGCAAGCAATCTTCAAATACAAGGACAACTAAAATATGCTTGCAAAGTCACTTTTGTCAATGTTGGTTACAGCTGGACCAAGTTAaaattcttcttcctcaaacCTGCATAATACTAGGATTATTAGATAAACTACTAgtgaattagttttttttttttttaattaatgaccAGATTGGATGAAGGGGGAGTAGATGAGAGTAGAGTAAGAGCTGGCCAGAAATTGCAGCCAATTTCCAGCTAGGTCTACTCTACTC
This genomic stretch from Castanea sativa cultivar Marrone di Chiusa Pesio chromosome 9, ASM4071231v1 harbors:
- the LOC142610227 gene encoding WRKY transcription factor 44, which translates into the protein MDTKEAERIVIAKPVASRPTCSTFRSFSELLAGAINASPSNVCSETAVAAIRPKTVRFKPVVNHSPVGLVSSQAEISGTAVCNSSDKVLKLDSKSTVVYKPLAKLASKRTVSLLANMGNFNTSLQQPQPSVDASVQHPNQEKHKFRPLLSTNLHQNIPSYVETNRTVGPSKIASQNLEEDAKALPPTANGDRPSYDGYNWRKYGQKQVKGSEYPRSYYKCTHPNCPVKKKVERSLDGQIAEIVYKGEHSHSKPQPPKRNSSGTQALAIVSDGTGQDANTPPWANHNNEGNESSEGRVENQNEVGLSAPLTYLGKAIVPRDPVSTGAINAGGGTPDNSCGLSGECEEGSKAIEPEDDEPRSKRRKSENQSNEAGTSGDGVQEPRIVVQNATDTEITTDGFRWRKYGQKVVKGNPYPRSYYRCTSLKCNVRKHVERASEDPKAFITTYEGKHNHEMPVKNTNPVASETDSLPPKSKDKR